One genomic segment of Mycoplasmopsis agalactiae PG2 includes these proteins:
- the rplO gene encoding 50S ribosomal protein L15 encodes MKLHTLKSTPGARVEKHRVGRGHAAGKGKQAGKGQSGQNKRHGHRLGFEGGQTPWFRRIGKRGFTNVNHVEYQVVNLKDLEQNFKANATVDLESLFKANLIKRSMPVKLLGNGKLTKKLNVTLHAASKSAIDAVEQAGGKFTIL; translated from the coding sequence ATGAAATTACATACATTAAAGTCAACTCCTGGTGCACGTGTTGAAAAACACCGTGTTGGTAGAGGCCATGCTGCTGGTAAAGGTAAGCAAGCTGGTAAAGGTCAATCAGGTCAAAACAAACGTCACGGTCACAGATTAGGATTTGAAGGTGGTCAAACCCCATGATTCCGTCGTATTGGTAAAAGAGGATTTACAAATGTAAATCACGTTGAATACCAAGTAGTAAATCTTAAAGATTTAGAACAAAACTTTAAAGCTAATGCAACAGTAGATTTAGAGTCATTATTCAAAGCTAACTTAATCAAAAGATCAATGCCAGTTAAATTATTAGGTAATGGTAAGTTAACTAAAAAACTTAATGTAACATTACATGCAGCTTCAAAAAGTGCTATTGATGCAGTTGAACAAGCTGGTGGAAAATTTACAATTCTTTAA